The proteins below are encoded in one region of Parvicella tangerina:
- a CDS encoding GLPGLI family protein: protein MRTTCLRINILVFLLIGGLGFTDGYTQYREGKIVFQRKTNLYKRFGERAKDWIKEKDKVKVEFFELTFTDSLSAWKNVPSEVPDPMSWGTSRHEVYRNFNDPTYYSIRDLWGDKVHVEDTLPNRQWKITDSKRNIAGFSCRKAFWEVNDSLTIYAWYCDEIIPSIGPERFYGLPGAILGLASEDGGVVYFAQEVKFYQPKAEEFEFKRSKKVQSMDKTREELELVMSRSKWGNPDVSYYFIW, encoded by the coding sequence ATGAGAACGACCTGCTTGAGGATTAATATTTTGGTCTTCTTGTTAATAGGAGGATTGGGCTTTACTGATGGGTATACTCAGTATCGAGAAGGAAAAATAGTGTTCCAACGGAAAACTAATTTGTACAAGAGATTTGGTGAGCGCGCGAAAGACTGGATCAAAGAAAAGGATAAGGTAAAAGTAGAGTTCTTTGAATTGACTTTTACGGATTCATTAAGTGCCTGGAAGAATGTGCCGTCTGAGGTACCCGATCCAATGTCCTGGGGAACATCACGCCACGAAGTATATCGGAATTTTAACGATCCAACCTATTACAGCATTAGAGACCTTTGGGGAGACAAAGTTCATGTAGAAGACACACTGCCAAATCGCCAATGGAAGATCACAGATAGCAAGAGAAATATTGCCGGTTTTTCTTGTAGGAAGGCTTTCTGGGAAGTAAACGACTCATTAACAATCTATGCATGGTACTGTGATGAGATCATCCCTTCCATTGGACCAGAACGGTTTTATGGTTTGCCAGGAGCTATTCTCGGATTAGCTTCAGAAGATGGAGGAGTTGTATATTTTGCACAGGAAGTAAAGTTCTATCAACCAAAGGCAGAGGAGTTTGAGTTTAAAAGATCCAAGAAGGTACAGTCTATGGATAAAACCCGAGAAGAACTTGAGTTGGTGATGAGTAGAAGCAAATGGGGAAACCCTGATGTGAGCTACTACTTTATTTGGTGA
- a CDS encoding lysophospholipid acyltransferase family protein: MRVKNWSILYTLGYGIVAIGERVFYKKVQVVGLENIPKDKPIIFASNHQNAFMDPVLIAVHLTKPTYYLVRADVFKKPLVAKIFDSINMMPVYRERDGVNTKEANIGVFNRCYDILKENRPIIIFPEGNHGRLKTLRPLKKGFARIAAGAEEKHGKEIDVQIVPVGLNYSDHYNMGAELLINFKEPIRTNDYLTELENPVQINALKGKLHQEMSDAIIDIQSKEYYHTIHEMMMMFEQELASPEASLHDKFLKQKAFIAKAEDYLAKHPDELLEKEMIAFKEQVYNNGLRYWLFASAKHKTLFSVVGLILFAPIHLYGVINNYLPYRIPAWFAETKMKDPQFQSSMKMAMGVVLFFLFWLLQSLVVSIFTEGLVWYYLLSLPLSAWLSYHYWVRWLKTRGQLRYKKMVKSQSSKLLKMKKSYNKFKQLFIAINQ; this comes from the coding sequence TTGAGAGTAAAGAATTGGAGCATATTATATACGCTGGGCTACGGAATTGTGGCCATCGGTGAGCGTGTCTTCTACAAAAAGGTACAGGTAGTAGGTTTGGAAAATATTCCTAAGGACAAACCCATCATTTTTGCCTCAAACCATCAGAATGCATTCATGGATCCAGTCCTTATTGCAGTTCATTTGACCAAGCCAACTTATTATCTGGTTCGGGCGGATGTCTTCAAAAAACCACTAGTTGCAAAGATCTTCGATAGCATTAACATGATGCCAGTTTATAGGGAGCGGGATGGAGTAAACACCAAAGAGGCGAACATAGGTGTGTTTAATCGTTGCTATGACATTCTTAAAGAAAACAGACCAATCATTATATTCCCAGAGGGAAATCATGGTAGACTGAAGACGCTAAGACCTTTGAAAAAAGGTTTTGCTAGGATTGCAGCGGGGGCTGAAGAAAAACATGGAAAGGAGATTGATGTTCAGATCGTACCTGTAGGTTTGAATTATAGCGATCATTATAATATGGGTGCCGAACTCTTGATCAACTTTAAAGAACCAATTAGAACGAACGATTATTTAACAGAATTGGAAAATCCTGTTCAGATCAATGCGCTTAAAGGGAAACTCCATCAGGAGATGAGTGATGCGATTATTGACATCCAGTCCAAGGAGTATTATCATACCATTCATGAAATGATGATGATGTTTGAACAGGAGTTAGCATCTCCAGAAGCTTCGCTACACGATAAGTTCCTGAAGCAAAAGGCGTTTATTGCTAAGGCAGAGGATTATCTTGCAAAGCACCCAGATGAACTGTTGGAAAAAGAAATGATTGCGTTTAAGGAACAAGTATATAACAACGGACTCAGGTATTGGTTGTTTGCTTCTGCTAAGCACAAGACGCTGTTTTCTGTAGTGGGTTTAATTTTATTTGCTCCAATTCACCTTTATGGAGTGATAAACAATTATTTGCCATATCGTATACCAGCTTGGTTTGCTGAGACCAAAATGAAAGATCCGCAGTTTCAAAGTTCAATGAAGATGGCAATGGGGGTGGTGTTGTTCTTTTTGTTTTGGTTGTTGCAGTCTCTAGTTGTTTCAATTTTCACAGAAGGTTTGGTTTGGTACTATCTGCTTTCGTTACCATTATCAGCCTGGCTTAGCTACCATTATTGGGTGAGATGGTTAAAAACTCGCGGACAATTAAGGTACAAAAAAATGGTTAAAAGCCAGAGCTCAAAACTGCTGAAGATGAAGAAGAGTTATAACAAATTCAAGCAACTCTTTATAGCTATCAATCAATAA
- a CDS encoding SpoIIE family protein phosphatase: MKSGVLLLIWVVFGGVLYGQTNEELKALIQSSSGQQKSQYLIQLSNNLKKEAPKEAFDYAIQGLDLAEGNSSLMGAGNALAGQTSLYLKDYGNAIIYASKAADIYKGNDDQNYAVAVAVVADAYAAKGDHKNAIIYDELGCSAYQAIGNEKSAGFCAVGVAEGYTKQKNQKKSIEWYQKAADLFAKGKDAVNQVQCLSTIGALYSNYGDYNSAKTAFDKALAEANTHNLSAQIQKIEQHLETVANNEEKSQKTTDFEADKKQETKNYIESMELTQSKSLEEIEQLSEEVQLAELKIKAKQDEANLLKIKNQKLKLQAVQAILEKDLANAETERANAEKEAEAAKSQNLYIIIAALAMVVIFVFIGFVFKNNSNKKLHAKNKEILNKSNEISSQRDEILKQTKNIEQSLDYAKKIQQALLPSSNLFKEVAPSSFVFLRPKDNVSGDFFWFHELEDGFIAAAADCTGHGVPGAFMSIIFSNFLDKVVVDEGIHDPAEVLESIGARLTSKMKERKITEKEFKDGMDVSIIHLNKYKELTYAGARNPIYIVQEGKLKELKGTRRSVGMMDDRFKLPFENEKVQLSTSDKIFMFSDGFPDQKGGSKGKKFYYQPFKELLLKISQQQIVGADKELNKAYNEWRGKHDQFDDVLVVGIEVS, translated from the coding sequence ATGAAAAGTGGAGTTCTTTTACTGATCTGGGTGGTTTTTGGCGGTGTTCTCTACGGACAAACAAACGAAGAACTTAAAGCGCTGATCCAATCGTCTAGTGGCCAACAGAAGTCACAATATCTAATCCAATTATCAAATAACCTTAAGAAAGAAGCTCCCAAAGAAGCCTTTGATTATGCCATTCAAGGTTTGGATCTCGCTGAAGGGAACTCCAGTTTAATGGGTGCAGGCAACGCATTGGCTGGACAAACATCCCTTTATTTAAAAGACTATGGTAATGCAATTATTTATGCTTCCAAGGCGGCAGATATTTACAAGGGAAATGATGACCAGAACTATGCAGTAGCCGTTGCTGTAGTGGCAGATGCCTATGCTGCAAAAGGGGATCATAAGAATGCTATAATTTATGACGAATTGGGTTGCTCAGCTTATCAGGCAATTGGCAATGAGAAGAGCGCAGGGTTTTGTGCGGTGGGTGTAGCTGAAGGCTATACCAAACAAAAAAATCAAAAAAAGTCAATTGAATGGTACCAAAAGGCGGCTGACTTATTTGCTAAAGGAAAAGATGCAGTTAATCAAGTACAGTGCTTATCGACTATTGGTGCGCTGTATTCGAATTATGGTGATTATAACTCGGCTAAGACGGCCTTTGACAAAGCACTTGCAGAAGCGAATACGCATAACCTTTCCGCTCAAATTCAAAAGATCGAACAGCATCTCGAAACGGTGGCAAATAATGAAGAAAAGAGTCAAAAGACGACAGACTTTGAAGCGGACAAAAAGCAGGAGACCAAAAACTACATTGAGTCGATGGAGTTGACGCAGTCGAAGTCACTCGAAGAAATTGAGCAGCTTAGCGAGGAAGTACAGTTAGCAGAACTTAAAATAAAAGCAAAACAAGACGAGGCAAATCTGTTAAAGATTAAAAATCAGAAGCTTAAATTACAAGCCGTTCAGGCTATTTTAGAAAAAGATCTGGCTAATGCTGAAACGGAAAGGGCTAATGCAGAAAAGGAAGCTGAAGCTGCAAAGTCGCAAAACTTATATATTATTATCGCAGCCCTGGCAATGGTCGTTATTTTTGTTTTTATCGGCTTTGTTTTTAAGAATAACTCCAATAAGAAACTACATGCAAAGAATAAGGAGATTTTAAATAAAAGCAACGAGATCTCCAGTCAGAGGGACGAAATACTTAAGCAAACTAAAAACATTGAACAGAGTTTAGATTACGCTAAGAAGATCCAACAGGCACTATTACCATCTTCAAATTTGTTTAAGGAAGTCGCTCCTTCTTCATTTGTTTTCCTGAGACCCAAAGACAATGTAAGTGGAGATTTCTTTTGGTTTCATGAGTTGGAAGATGGCTTCATAGCTGCCGCAGCAGATTGCACGGGTCATGGTGTGCCTGGGGCTTTTATGTCAATTATTTTTAGTAATTTCTTAGATAAAGTAGTGGTAGACGAAGGCATTCACGACCCTGCTGAAGTCCTCGAAAGTATTGGCGCCCGCCTAACTTCAAAAATGAAGGAAAGAAAAATTACCGAAAAAGAGTTTAAAGATGGGATGGATGTTTCAATCATTCATTTGAACAAATACAAGGAGCTAACGTATGCAGGTGCAAGAAACCCGATATACATTGTTCAGGAAGGCAAACTCAAAGAACTTAAAGGAACAAGAAGGTCGGTTGGAATGATGGATGACCGATTCAAACTTCCCTTTGAGAATGAAAAGGTTCAGCTTTCAACGTCAGATAAGATCTTTATGTTTTCGGATGGTTTTCCTGATCAAAAAGGAGGCTCTAAAGGAAAGAAGTTTTACTACCAGCCGTTTAAGGAACTACTGTTGAAGATTAGTCAGCAACAGATTGTTGGTGCAGACAAAGAACTCAATAAAGCATATAATGAATGGAGAGGTAAACACGATCAATTTGATGATGTATTGGTAGTGGGAATTGAAGTTTCATAA
- a CDS encoding protein-disulfide reductase DsbD N-terminal domain-containing protein, with protein MKKIHTLFLFLFFLSCGTASYSQHNPVSFQTSTHGDTLVFDAHIESGWHLYAANLPDPTGGPLPTEIVYDDPAPELIGGILEPKGHVEMDESFGVEVKYFENKTYYKQVLASTAKEHITGTIYYMVCNDEMCIPLEYKFSVNP; from the coding sequence ATGAAAAAGATCCATACGCTATTTTTATTCCTATTCTTCTTGTCCTGCGGGACTGCAAGCTATTCGCAACATAATCCCGTAAGCTTTCAGACTTCTACCCACGGAGATACCCTTGTATTTGATGCCCACATTGAGTCTGGCTGGCACTTATATGCTGCTAATCTGCCGGATCCAACCGGAGGTCCTCTTCCAACTGAAATTGTTTATGACGATCCCGCACCCGAACTTATTGGTGGCATATTAGAACCAAAAGGCCATGTTGAAATGGATGAGTCTTTTGGTGTTGAAGTGAAGTACTTCGAGAATAAAACGTACTACAAGCAGGTTCTAGCATCCACTGCTAAAGAACATATTACTGGAACTATCTATTACATGGTATGTAATGATGAAATGTGTATCCCGCTGGAATATAAATTTTCTGTAAATCCGTAA
- a CDS encoding outer membrane beta-barrel family protein — MKKLLTLAIFIQIAFSLSAQGIRLTGQVQDTLNNRGLESAVVMAVRVRDSVLTNFTRTNWKGEWELTVPRDTFQVYVTHPDFEEREFFVFGNDQTKDLDFGEIILPAKGEELKELVVFSNNEPIYFKGDTLVMVADSFKTSANANVEDLFKKLPGFDVDNSGKIMVHGEEVNKVYVDGDEFFGTDPTVATKNLPAGAIENVQVYEEKVEGDNTEETEKVINLTLKEDAKKGYFGKVNGASDFNQFYEGEVLANKFNGSQKISVFGLFTNTPRSEFNMRDRFQYGLTEEYGLRDEDWNYVYEPQIGNLGEGLPRKAKAGFYYTDKWGKNLEVSTNFTYDNQYVLATEESYTQFNLTDTTYYNDQTDSTIQEQNAYALNFKFEWKIDSLTKLDIVPRVKQIENQTEEFSQSDFYSQEGSLNRSTQNAYSENVVFQESSVLVNLEKDFKKKNRELDATYQVKHQTNGSKDFLINTDLNVLDSTLYSSTDQTKNGKSVFTQHFGEVSYTEPLHEKLKVEVSYTYQMATGFNKKYAFDSDGESYSLLNETYTSDFDNVTTNQKAGGRLIFGHKIHQVIGGAYYNHTDINSIDNFTDSSLRKTLGNVLPYFKWRIKFSQAKQLSFKYISSVKNPTVSQLQPLPNNRNINNIKLGNINLISEVSNQANVNYFTYKATTGSHRYLGASYTWFKNPLSNALYFDNFGRAINQTINVSGGESVSAYAGGSFPFLKQQFKFDPNLNFIRTLSVSEINFEETTNENNSVYANLNVKYISDSLEIFAGTELGLNYAKAALSETYQNYSTQTYKGGFTWKLRGKFEIASDVRYILNTQRADGFDLNFTLINASISKMFLPKENLIISLEAKDILNQNISNRRSVYNNMIVDSKTNIIGRYILLRAVYKFNVLKSQKNENDLLED; from the coding sequence GTGAAAAAGCTACTTACGCTTGCAATATTTATACAGATCGCTTTTAGCCTTTCTGCCCAGGGAATAAGGTTGACGGGACAAGTTCAAGATACGTTGAATAATAGAGGCTTAGAAAGTGCTGTTGTGATGGCCGTTAGAGTAAGGGATTCGGTACTAACCAACTTTACTCGTACCAACTGGAAAGGAGAATGGGAACTAACGGTTCCAAGAGACACTTTTCAAGTTTATGTAACACACCCTGATTTTGAGGAACGCGAGTTTTTTGTTTTCGGTAATGACCAAACGAAAGACCTGGATTTTGGCGAAATTATTCTTCCAGCAAAAGGGGAGGAACTTAAAGAACTGGTGGTTTTCTCTAATAATGAGCCCATCTACTTTAAAGGAGATACGCTCGTCATGGTGGCGGATTCTTTTAAGACTTCTGCGAATGCTAATGTGGAAGATTTGTTTAAGAAACTTCCTGGTTTCGATGTGGATAATTCTGGGAAAATCATGGTTCATGGTGAAGAGGTTAACAAGGTATACGTAGATGGTGATGAATTCTTCGGAACAGATCCAACAGTCGCCACTAAGAACCTTCCTGCTGGAGCAATTGAGAATGTTCAGGTATATGAAGAGAAAGTGGAAGGAGACAACACAGAAGAAACGGAGAAAGTAATTAATCTAACGTTGAAGGAAGACGCAAAAAAAGGGTATTTTGGTAAAGTTAACGGAGCTTCGGATTTTAATCAGTTTTACGAAGGAGAGGTATTGGCGAATAAGTTTAATGGTAGTCAGAAGATATCGGTTTTTGGATTGTTTACGAACACCCCAAGAAGTGAGTTCAACATGCGCGATCGTTTCCAATATGGATTAACAGAAGAGTACGGCTTAAGAGATGAGGACTGGAACTATGTTTATGAACCTCAAATAGGAAACCTTGGAGAAGGATTGCCTCGCAAAGCCAAAGCAGGGTTTTATTACACAGACAAATGGGGGAAAAACTTGGAGGTCTCTACGAATTTCACGTATGACAACCAGTATGTTTTGGCTACGGAAGAGTCTTACACCCAATTTAATTTGACGGATACAACTTACTATAATGATCAGACGGATAGCACGATTCAAGAGCAGAATGCTTATGCCCTAAACTTCAAGTTCGAATGGAAAATTGACTCGTTAACTAAGCTAGATATTGTTCCACGTGTCAAACAGATTGAAAATCAAACGGAAGAGTTTTCGCAAAGTGATTTTTATTCGCAGGAGGGATCCTTGAACCGTTCTACCCAGAATGCTTATAGCGAGAATGTCGTTTTTCAAGAAAGTTCGGTATTGGTTAACCTGGAGAAAGACTTTAAAAAGAAAAACCGTGAACTTGATGCGACTTATCAGGTGAAGCATCAAACGAATGGGAGCAAGGATTTCCTCATAAACACTGATTTGAATGTGCTGGATAGCACATTATACTCATCGACTGATCAAACCAAGAACGGGAAGTCGGTATTCACGCAACACTTTGGTGAGGTTAGTTATACAGAGCCCTTGCATGAGAAATTGAAAGTGGAAGTTTCCTATACTTATCAAATGGCAACTGGTTTTAATAAGAAATATGCCTTTGATAGTGACGGAGAGAGTTATAGTCTTCTGAATGAAACGTATACTAGTGATTTTGATAATGTAACGACCAACCAAAAGGCAGGTGGCCGCTTGATCTTTGGACATAAAATTCATCAAGTGATTGGAGGAGCATATTATAACCATACAGACATTAATAGCATCGATAATTTTACAGATTCCAGCTTGAGAAAGACCTTGGGCAATGTTCTACCGTATTTTAAATGGAGAATAAAATTCTCCCAAGCAAAACAGCTCTCTTTTAAGTACATTTCTAGTGTTAAGAACCCTACGGTATCGCAGTTGCAACCGCTTCCCAACAACAGAAACATAAACAACATTAAGTTGGGTAACATTAACTTGATAAGCGAGGTGTCTAATCAGGCGAATGTGAACTACTTCACCTACAAAGCCACAACCGGTTCGCACCGTTATTTAGGAGCCAGCTATACTTGGTTTAAGAACCCGCTTTCCAATGCGCTGTATTTTGATAATTTCGGACGAGCAATTAATCAAACCATAAACGTTTCTGGAGGTGAGAGTGTGTCTGCTTACGCAGGAGGTTCGTTTCCATTTTTAAAACAACAATTCAAGTTTGATCCGAACTTGAACTTCATCAGAACGCTCAGTGTTTCTGAAATCAACTTTGAAGAAACGACCAATGAGAACAACTCGGTTTATGCAAACTTAAACGTTAAATATATCAGTGATTCCTTAGAGATATTTGCAGGGACCGAGTTAGGTTTGAATTATGCTAAAGCTGCTCTTTCTGAAACGTATCAAAATTACTCTACACAAACGTATAAAGGAGGTTTTACCTGGAAGCTAAGAGGAAAGTTTGAAATCGCTTCGGATGTTAGATATATCCTCAATACGCAACGTGCTGATGGGTTTGATCTAAATTTCACCCTAATAAATGCTTCGATTAGCAAAATGTTTCTTCCTAAGGAAAACCTCATCATCTCTCTAGAGGCAAAAGACATTCTTAATCAAAACATCAGTAACCGAAGAAGTGTTTACAACAACATGATCGTAGACAGTAAAACAAATATTATCGGAAGATATATTTTACTGCGTGCCGTTTATAAATTTAATGTACTAAAAAGTCAGAAAAATGAGAACGACCTGCTTGAGGATTAA
- a CDS encoding protein-disulfide reductase DsbD family protein, producing MRGVIFSIVTLLGLVGFGQAEEFVSWSSTSKSLGNEEFEITISVELAESWHTYSQFMEMGGPLPTWITFETGDDFELIGVAEESETTTYFDEIFEIEVVQFDGSATFTQKVKRLNPDATTLSGNVNYQICTDVDGKCIGPVDYMFTLDLESGSGKESVLIADSSALSLIPDPENLSLNAPINDCGGSGVNDEDKKSYWWILLLGLGGGLVSLITPCVFPMIPLTVSFFTKGGKDKSGIAKALLYGFSIVLVYVSLSIPFHFGAESEILNNISTNFTLNIIFFAIFLFFAFSFFGYYELTLPSSWANKADKASDIGGVIGIMFMALVLAIVSFSCTGPLLGSVLAGSLTSDFDPWLVTIAMLGFGLGLGLPFTIFAAFPALLKSLPQSGGWLNTVKVVIGFVELGMALKFLSNADFVYRFGIVHRETFYLVWILLALITTVYLFGLIKFPHDSKGAKIGTTRKVIAVVFLLFGVYLFPGVLPQEKQPWRTDLISGFPPSTWYSWYGGNRHFTDYYEALEYAKKVNKPLLVDFTGYACVNCRRMEEKVWVDSDVEALLNEYVIVSLYVDDKVALPAEQQKPIEIPLPDGKTKTKMLKTVGDKWSTFEAIRFGQVSQPFYVLLSPDEFLLNNPVGYTPDSEEYADWLKCGLDAFEKLKKGDLTEEELKEIEASADEPVEL from the coding sequence ATGAGAGGAGTCATTTTTTCAATAGTTACATTACTTGGATTAGTTGGGTTTGGACAAGCAGAGGAGTTTGTGTCGTGGAGTTCAACATCAAAAAGCCTGGGTAACGAAGAGTTTGAGATAACAATATCAGTAGAACTTGCAGAATCTTGGCATACCTATTCTCAGTTTATGGAAATGGGTGGTCCATTACCTACTTGGATAACTTTTGAGACGGGAGATGACTTCGAATTGATTGGAGTGGCAGAAGAAAGCGAGACTACCACCTATTTTGATGAAATTTTTGAAATAGAAGTTGTACAATTTGACGGATCAGCAACCTTCACCCAGAAAGTTAAAAGGCTAAACCCAGATGCAACAACACTTTCTGGAAACGTGAATTATCAAATCTGTACGGACGTTGACGGTAAATGCATTGGTCCTGTAGATTATATGTTTACCCTTGATCTTGAGTCTGGCTCTGGAAAAGAAAGTGTTCTTATTGCCGATAGTTCTGCTTTATCTTTGATCCCAGATCCCGAAAACCTAAGTCTCAATGCTCCTATAAATGACTGCGGAGGAAGTGGGGTTAATGACGAAGACAAAAAAAGCTATTGGTGGATTTTACTACTCGGCCTAGGTGGAGGATTAGTTTCATTAATAACGCCATGTGTTTTTCCTATGATCCCTTTAACGGTGAGTTTTTTCACTAAAGGAGGTAAAGATAAAAGTGGAATTGCAAAAGCTTTACTTTACGGGTTCAGTATTGTCTTAGTGTATGTTTCGCTTAGTATTCCTTTTCATTTTGGGGCAGAATCAGAAATTCTCAATAACATCAGTACAAACTTCACCTTGAACATCATTTTCTTTGCTATTTTCTTATTCTTTGCCTTCTCATTCTTCGGGTATTACGAACTTACTCTGCCTTCAAGTTGGGCTAACAAGGCTGATAAAGCATCGGACATTGGTGGTGTAATTGGCATCATGTTTATGGCGTTAGTTTTAGCGATCGTGTCGTTCTCTTGTACAGGACCTCTGCTTGGTTCAGTGTTAGCGGGATCATTAACATCTGATTTTGATCCTTGGCTCGTCACTATTGCAATGCTCGGATTTGGTTTAGGCCTTGGTCTTCCTTTTACAATTTTTGCGGCATTTCCCGCTTTACTTAAATCCCTTCCGCAGTCTGGGGGTTGGCTGAACACCGTTAAGGTGGTTATTGGTTTTGTTGAGTTAGGAATGGCCTTGAAGTTCCTGAGCAATGCTGATTTTGTTTATCGCTTTGGAATTGTTCATAGAGAGACTTTTTACCTCGTTTGGATCCTACTTGCTCTTATTACCACTGTTTATTTGTTTGGGCTAATCAAGTTTCCGCACGACTCGAAAGGAGCAAAAATTGGTACTACTCGGAAAGTTATTGCAGTTGTCTTTTTGCTTTTCGGAGTATATCTTTTTCCTGGTGTCCTTCCTCAAGAAAAGCAACCATGGCGAACTGACTTGATTAGTGGTTTTCCGCCTTCTACTTGGTATAGTTGGTATGGAGGAAATCGTCACTTTACTGATTATTACGAAGCTCTGGAATATGCTAAAAAGGTTAACAAGCCTCTGCTAGTGGACTTTACTGGATATGCATGTGTAAACTGTCGCAGAATGGAAGAGAAAGTATGGGTGGATAGTGATGTGGAAGCGTTACTGAACGAATACGTTATTGTTTCTCTTTATGTGGATGATAAAGTTGCGCTACCAGCAGAACAACAAAAACCGATTGAAATTCCATTGCCAGATGGAAAGACTAAAACAAAAATGCTGAAAACTGTTGGTGATAAGTGGTCAACTTTTGAAGCGATAAGGTTTGGTCAGGTTTCTCAACCTTTCTACGTACTGTTGTCTCCCGATGAGTTTTTGCTGAATAATCCAGTAGGTTACACTCCTGATTCAGAAGAATATGCTGATTGGCTGAAATGTGGTTTAGACGCTTTTGAAAAACTTAAAAAAGGTGACCTAACGGAAGAGGAGCTCAAAGAAATCGAAGCATCGGCAGACGAACCTGTAGAGCTCTAA
- a CDS encoding transglycosylase SLT domain-containing protein has protein sequence MRFLGVIIALFWCAVNWSQEYRVIETFHLEDTSHRLFVSTDELIEERWDILAQPNFWREVMNLPPDSCIINIAATREILGKDSFVEWKKQTEEEKSLYKDSVRKAYSLADSVMIYVTSGKNHFYNVEKVVPSISRAIEIFQQYNTDPWYAQAILLIESPGKIAYSSVGAYGPFQLMKSVARDHGLTVNSKVDERKDFDKSAMGASSLLRKTCIPEARRILDAHDLSYNETDIWFRLFVLHIYHAGAGNVSGLMKSMDPKCGGQELITAMWQNEWGGFKNASQNYSQVALASLLRLHELIYRDCDAMFECTSEETLNEQP, from the coding sequence TTGAGATTTTTAGGAGTTATTATAGCACTTTTTTGGTGCGCGGTAAACTGGTCGCAGGAGTATCGGGTGATTGAAACATTTCATCTGGAAGATACCTCGCACAGGCTTTTTGTGAGTACAGATGAGCTGATTGAAGAAAGGTGGGACATCCTTGCTCAACCTAATTTTTGGAGAGAAGTAATGAATCTGCCGCCAGACTCTTGTATTATCAACATTGCTGCAACGCGCGAGATCTTGGGGAAGGACTCTTTTGTGGAATGGAAAAAACAAACAGAAGAAGAAAAATCATTGTATAAAGACAGCGTGCGAAAAGCATATAGCTTGGCAGACTCAGTGATGATCTATGTGACCTCTGGTAAAAATCACTTTTATAACGTAGAGAAGGTCGTTCCAAGTATCTCCAGAGCAATTGAGATCTTTCAGCAATACAATACAGATCCTTGGTATGCTCAAGCAATTCTGTTGATTGAAAGCCCCGGAAAAATTGCATATAGTAGCGTAGGTGCCTACGGGCCATTTCAGTTAATGAAATCGGTGGCCAGAGATCATGGACTAACAGTTAATAGCAAAGTGGACGAGCGTAAGGACTTTGACAAATCTGCCATGGGGGCATCGAGTTTGTTGAGAAAGACGTGCATTCCAGAAGCAAGGCGAATTTTGGATGCTCACGACTTATCGTACAACGAAACAGATATCTGGTTCAGGTTATTCGTATTACATATTTATCATGCTGGTGCAGGCAATGTATCCGGTTTAATGAAAAGTATGGACCCTAAATGTGGCGGACAGGAGTTGATTACAGCAATGTGGCAAAATGAATGGGGTGGTTTTAAGAATGCTTCTCAAAATTATTCTCAGGTTGCACTTGCTTCCCTCCTCAGGTTGCATGAACTTATTTACAGAGATTGTGATGCCATGTTTGAGTGTACCTCTGAAGAAACGCTTAATGAACAACCTTAG
- a CDS encoding protein-disulfide reductase DsbD domain-containing protein has product MTTATCSYEVESLGNGEFEIKMIADLAEGYHTYSQFMEVGAGPYPTWLQFDENENIEIGEASEEGFYTEYDPVWEMDVTQFADQAIFVQKVKVTGELPQTLSGKITYQTCDAEKCVLFDEFFEVDLK; this is encoded by the coding sequence ATGACAACCGCCACTTGCTCTTATGAAGTGGAGAGTCTCGGAAATGGAGAGTTCGAAATAAAGATGATTGCAGACTTAGCAGAGGGCTACCATACTTATTCTCAATTTATGGAAGTTGGAGCAGGTCCGTATCCAACTTGGCTTCAATTTGATGAAAATGAAAATATTGAAATTGGCGAGGCATCTGAAGAAGGTTTCTATACCGAATATGACCCTGTTTGGGAAATGGATGTCACCCAATTTGCTGATCAAGCAATTTTCGTTCAAAAAGTAAAAGTAACCGGAGAACTTCCTCAAACCTTATCGGGAAAAATTACCTATCAAACTTGTGATGCTGAAAAGTGTGTCTTATTTGATGAGTTTTTTGAAGTTGATTTAAAGTAA